Proteins encoded together in one Triticum dicoccoides isolate Atlit2015 ecotype Zavitan chromosome 7B, WEW_v2.0, whole genome shotgun sequence window:
- the LOC119335255 gene encoding L-type lectin-domain containing receptor kinase IX.1-like codes for MASRRTTLVLLLLLYVYYAPSWASSLSFNLNFSDPSAGSSIKVTGDALISSSWLELTKNTRDANIQNSAGRAWYAHKVPLWSNSTGEMASFTTTFSFRITPDKDSLPLTGDGMTFFLGHFPSVIPPNGTGRSLGLLPDFTNGTGDSRIVAVEFDTFRNEPYADINNNHIGIDVNSLNSTAVTDTTTWPGKNLTSLHVMEATVKYHNDSKMLGVDLLIDDALYQVNATVDLNRYLPEEVAVGFSAATGAVAELHQVLSWSFSSTLESKKEAPPPAEPPLPAPTSSNNHKKLVPILLAILVPLFFLLVCAAVVLGWRRHKKRRANEDSEEECDDRAELERGVAACGARRYMYHELVAATSNFADDQKLGRGGFGSVYRGHLTIAAAVGGDQDRRAVAVKVLSAESSSQGRKEFEAEVRIISRLKHRNLVQLLGWCDSRKGLLLVYELVAEGSLDRHLYSDDDSYLTWPQRYNIILGLGSALRYLHGEWEQCILHGDIKPSNIMLDSSLSTKLGDFGLARLIDHGAGLMQTTKAVLGTVGYIDPEFVNTRRPSTESDVYSFGVVLLEIASGRRPVIETAERSFTLLSWVWNLYGRDAILDAADERLRGNEADERWMERALIVGLWCAHPDRSERPSMAQAMHVLQSDEARLPALPRHMYRAAQDLASYGSFSVESSGSGCVRSSSVSTGNTTVSSESSSTALLRDSKDQVN; via the coding sequence ATGGCCTCTCGCCGTACCACTTTAGTCTTGCTGCTGTTGCTATACGTCTACTACGCGCCGAGCTGGGCCTCCTCGCTCTCCTTCAACCTCAACTTCTCCGATCCCAGCGCCGGTTCATCCATCAAAGTCACCGGCGATGCACTGATCAGCTCGTCGTGGCTAGAGTTGACAAAGAATACGCGTGATGCAAACATTCAGAACAGCGCCGGCCGGGCATGGTACGCGCACAAAGTGCCCCTGTGGAGCAACTCCACCGGCGAGATGGCTAGCTTCACCACCACCTTCTCCTTCCGAATCACTCCGGACAAGGACAGCCTGCCGCTGACAGGTGACGGCATGACCTTCTTCCTCGGGCATTTCCCTTCTGTGATCCCCCCAAACGGCACCGGCCGCAGCCTCGGCCTCCTCCCCGACTTCACTAACGGGACAGGCGATAGCCGGATCGTCGCCGTTGAGTTCGACACTTTCCGCAACGAGCCGTATGCCGACATCAACAACAACCATATCGGCATCGACGTCAACTCCCTCAACTCAACGGCAGTGACGGACACGACAACCTGGCCGGGAAAAAACCTCACGTCGCTCCATGTTATGGAAGCCACGGTGAAGTACCACAACGACTCCAAGATGCTGGGTGTTGATCTCCTCATCGACGATGCTCTGTACCAGGTAAATGCAACCGTCGATCTCAACAGATACTTACCGGAGGAGGTCGCCGTCGGCTTCTCCGCGGCGACTGGCGCGGTCGCTGAGCTGCACCAGGTACTGTCATGGTCATTCAGTTCCACGCTTGAATCAAAGAAGGAAGCACCTCCACCTGCTGAACCTCCTCTTCCGGCTCCAACCAGCAGCAACAACCACAAAAAGTTGGTACCAATCCTACTAGCCATCCTTGTTCCTCTGTTTTTTCTGTTAGTCTGTGCGGCGGTGGTACTGGGTTGGCGGCGTCACAAGAAAAGAAGAGCAAACGAGGACAGTGAAGAAGAGTGTGACGACAGAGCTGAGCTCGAGAGAGGTGTGGCTGCCTGCGGCGCCAGACGGTACATGTACCACGAGCTGGTCGCAGCAACGAGCAATTTCGCGGACGACCAGAAGCTCGGACGAGGCGGCTTCGGGAGCGTTTATCGGGGTCACCTCACAATCGCAGCCGCCGTCGGTGGTGACCAAGACCGTCGTGCCGTGGCCGTGAAGGTGCTGTCGGCAGAGTCATCGTCTCAGGGGAGGAAGGAGTTTGAGGCAGAGGTGAGGATCATAAGCAGACTGAAGCATCGCAACCTTGTGCAGCTGCTCGGTTGGTGTGACAGCCGCAAGGGGCTCCTGCTTGTCTACGAGCTTGTTGCGGAGGGCAGCCTAGACAGGCACCTGTACAGCGACGATGACAGCTATCTGACATGGCCACAGAGGTACAACATCATCCTTGGCTTGGGATCCGCGTTACGCTACCTCCACGGAGAGTGGGAGCAGTGCATCCTCCACGGCGACATCAAGCCCAGCAACATCATGCTCGACTCATCCCTCAGCACCAAGCTTGGGGACTTTGGGTTGGCCCGGCTCATCGACCACGGCGCCGGGTTAATGCAGACCACGAAGGCCGTGCTCGGCACCGTCGGCTACATCGACCCAGAGTTCGTCAACACACGCCGACCCAGCACCGAGTCGGACGTGTACAGCTTCGGTGTCGTCCTCCTGGAGATCGCCTCCGGCCGCCGGCCGGTGATCGAGACCGCTGAGAGATCCTTCACGCTGCTCAGCTGGGTGTGGAACCTGTACGGGAGGGACGCGATCCTTGACGCGGCGGATGAGCGGCTGAGGGGCAACGAGGCGGACGAGCGGTGGATGGAGCGGGCACTCATCGTCGGGCTCTGGTGCGCGCACCCGGACCGGAGCGAGCGGCCATCCATGGCGCAGGCCATGCACGTCCTGCAGTCCGACGAGGCGAGGCTGCCGGCGCTCCCACGGCACATGTACAGGGCTGCACAGGATCTTGCGTCCTACGGGTCTTTCTCCGTTGAGAGCTCAGGCTCCGGTTGTGTTCGCTCTTCTTCGGTCAGCACCGGCAACACCACTGTTTCTTCCGAGTCGTCCTCCACCGCGCTGCTACGAGATTCCAAGGATCAAGTTAATTGA